Proteins from a genomic interval of Methanobrevibacter wolinii SH:
- a CDS encoding ATPase: MVNKEDLIKNIKRIRKEIGHEDMEINIKELNYCDKTNELWIITDDRPDKSAIIGKGGWVVGRLREDLGYDSIHVESYTDFIQKEYRLKLSYKKLNSILDNKDESYFAYTPLINLKNTMKYKLDNIYTFNLKNYLEENYKETFNDNTIEHKAVVALSGGVDSSFSLVFAKYLGFNPIAITIDPGTIVLPKQFKYNIDNLCRVLPADHEYIPIDYTNLIEESFTGRFHPCGRCSGTIEKRIFQYSIEHNIPLVIFGDMLSTGSQCITDNYYNNKLVQRLNLPASLSCGKLEGKHIMKDYPIKSIKGFGCPLLYEVHKKFPHMKKYSIQRILRETRAGALEVGEALDLIWSFYRTK, from the coding sequence ATGGTAAATAAAGAAGATCTTATTAAAAATATAAAAAGAATAAGAAAAGAAATTGGCCATGAAGATATGGAAATTAATATTAAAGAACTTAACTATTGTGATAAAACTAATGAATTATGGATAATAACTGATGATAGACCAGATAAATCTGCAATAATTGGAAAAGGTGGATGGGTTGTTGGTCGTTTACGTGAAGATCTTGGATATGATAGTATACATGTTGAAAGTTATACTGATTTTATACAAAAAGAATACAGATTAAAACTTTCATATAAAAAATTAAATTCAATCCTTGATAATAAAGATGAAAGTTATTTTGCATATACACCACTTATAAATCTTAAAAACACTATGAAATATAAACTTGATAATATATACACATTTAATTTAAAAAATTATCTTGAAGAAAATTATAAAGAAACATTTAATGATAATACTATAGAACACAAAGCAGTCGTAGCACTTTCAGGTGGTGTTGATAGTAGTTTTTCACTTGTTTTTGCTAAATATCTTGGATTTAATCCTATAGCAATTACAATAGATCCTGGAACAATTGTATTACCAAAACAATTTAAATATAATATTGATAATTTATGTAGAGTATTACCTGCAGATCATGAATATATTCCAATCGATTATACAAATTTAATTGAAGAATCATTTACAGGTAGATTCCATCCTTGTGGTAGATGTTCTGGAACAATTGAAAAAAGAATATTCCAATATAGTATTGAACATAATATTCCTTTAGTAATATTTGGTGATATGTTATCAACAGGTAGTCAATGTATTACTGATAACTATTATAATAATAAATTAGTTCAACGTTTAAATCTACCTGCATCATTATCTTGTGGTAAATTAGAAGGTAAACATATTATGAAAGATTATCCTATAAAATCTATAAAAGGATTTGGATGTCCTCTTTTATATGAAGTACATAAAAAATTTCCACATATGAAAAAATACTCAATACAAAGAATTTTAAGAGAAACTAGAGCTGGTGCTTTAGAAGTTGGAGAAGCTTTAGATTTAATATGGAGTTTTTATAGAACTAAATAA
- the argH gene encoding argininosuccinate lyase: MILRSGRLNKEMTEEAAEFTSSLEADKEIFYADIKCNFAHTTMLKEENIIDSDIADKILDALLKLKEEGYDVLDFNPAVEDIHMAIENYVTDIVGPDAGFMHTAKSRNDQVATDIRLVLRDKISDIQNDILDFMDNLVDMADNYKESVFIGFTHLQHAQPITIAHHLMAHVQALKRDYQRLSDTYKRVNLNPLGSAAMTTTSFPINRELTTKLLGFDGYLENSMDGVSSRDFAAEAIFDLTSLCTTLSKICEELILWSTYEFGVIKMDDAYCSTSSIMPQKKNPDVAEVARSKATRVNGELITVLTMLKALPYTYNRDLQEITPHLWRSFKESKAVLSIVSKMLLSVSFNEDRCLELAGKNFATATDLADIMVRERKIPFRTAHKIVGRVVNEATSQGLEATDVTSKFVDDVAEELGFDKLNLDEKLVNNALNPLENVKMRKVPGGPSPEMVTLAMNHIKEFIKEERGE; the protein is encoded by the coding sequence TTGATTTTACGTAGTGGAAGATTAAATAAAGAAATGACTGAAGAAGCTGCAGAATTTACTTCATCACTTGAAGCAGATAAAGAAATTTTCTATGCAGATATTAAATGTAATTTTGCACATACTACAATGTTAAAAGAAGAAAATATTATTGATTCTGATATTGCAGATAAAATTCTTGATGCATTACTTAAACTTAAAGAAGAAGGTTATGATGTTTTAGATTTTAACCCTGCTGTAGAAGATATTCATATGGCTATTGAAAATTATGTTACTGACATAGTTGGTCCTGATGCAGGATTTATGCATACTGCAAAATCTAGAAATGATCAAGTTGCAACTGATATTCGTTTAGTTTTACGTGATAAAATATCTGATATTCAAAATGATATTTTAGACTTTATGGATAATTTAGTTGATATGGCAGATAATTATAAAGAATCTGTATTTATTGGTTTTACACATCTTCAACATGCTCAACCAATTACTATTGCTCATCATTTAATGGCTCATGTTCAAGCATTAAAAAGAGATTATCAGAGATTATCTGATACTTATAAAAGAGTTAATCTTAATCCATTAGGTTCTGCAGCAATGACTACTACTAGTTTTCCAATTAATAGAGAACTTACTACTAAACTTTTAGGATTTGATGGATATCTTGAAAATTCAATGGATGGTGTTTCTTCTCGTGATTTTGCAGCAGAAGCAATCTTTGACCTTACATCTCTTTGTACTACCTTATCAAAAATTTGTGAAGAACTAATTCTTTGGAGTACTTATGAATTTGGTGTAATTAAAATGGATGATGCATATTGTTCAACATCATCTATTATGCCTCAAAAGAAAAACCCTGATGTTGCAGAAGTTGCAAGAAGTAAAGCTACTCGTGTTAATGGTGAGTTAATTACTGTTTTAACCATGCTTAAAGCATTACCATATACATATAATAGAGATTTACAAGAAATAACTCCTCATTTATGGAGAAGTTTTAAAGAATCTAAAGCAGTTTTAAGTATAGTATCTAAAATGCTTTTATCTGTAAGTTTCAATGAAGATAGATGTCTTGAACTTGCTGGTAAAAACTTTGCTACAGCTACTGATTTAGCAGATATTATGGTTAGAGAAAGAAAAATACCATTTAGAACAGCACATAAAATTGTTGGACGTGTTGTTAATGAAGCAACTAGTCAAGGTTTAGAAGCAACTGATGTTACAAGTAAGTTTGTTGATGATGTTGCAGAGGAACTTGGTTTTGATAAATTAAATCTTGATGAAAAATTAGTTAATAATGCTCTTAATCCATTAGAAAATGTTAAAATGAGAAAAGTTCCAGGTGGTCCATCACCAGAAATGGTTACTCTTGCTATGAATCATATTAAAGAGTTTATTAAAGAAGAAAGAGGAGAATAA
- a CDS encoding acyltransferase: MAKFLGILGDDENRKVDRFNPNFIDDNIKIGVNYKRFSKEPVIGKNALIRSNSVIYNDVVIGDDFRTGHNVLIRENTTIGDDVLIGTNTVIEGNCILGNNISIQSNVYIPSNSIIEDNVFIGPCTCFTNDRYPVRVDYELKGPQIRRGASVGGNSTFLSNLEIGEGAIVAAGAVVTRSVPPYYLAIGTPAKIKPLPASLRVPNMI; this comes from the coding sequence ATGGCAAAATTCTTAGGAATATTAGGTGATGATGAAAATAGAAAAGTAGATCGTTTCAATCCTAATTTCATTGATGATAATATAAAGATTGGTGTAAATTATAAACGATTTTCAAAAGAACCTGTTATAGGTAAAAATGCTCTTATTAGATCTAATTCTGTTATCTATAATGATGTTGTTATTGGGGATGATTTTAGAACAGGACATAATGTTTTAATTAGAGAAAACACAACAATTGGTGACGATGTACTTATTGGTACTAATACTGTTATTGAGGGAAATTGTATATTAGGAAATAATATCAGTATTCAGTCTAATGTTTATATACCATCTAATAGTATAATAGAAGATAATGTATTTATTGGGCCATGCACTTGTTTTACTAATGATAGATATCCTGTTAGAGTTGATTATGAACTTAAAGGACCTCAAATTAGGAGAGGTGCTTCTGTTGGGGGTAATTCTACCTTTTTATCAAACTTAGAAATTGGTGAAGGAGCTATTGTAGCTGCAGGAGCAGTTGTTACAAGAAGTGTTCCTCCTTATTACTTAGCTATTGGTACTCCTGCTAAAATTAAACCACTTCCAGCTTCATTAAGAGTTCCAAATATGATTTAA